In the genome of Diaphorobacter sp. HDW4A, the window GCAAAATCAGCAATTGATAGCCCAAAACACGCGGTCGCTTCAGGCTGAGCGCCGTCATCAAGTTCTGGCCGGTCGATGACTGCCGGTGTCGATATCAGACATTGCGAAGCGCCCGGTCTGAAATTCCGCTCTACACCCCAAACCCGTCATTGGGCCACTGATAGGTCCAGAAGGATCTCAATGGCCGCTTTTGTCAGGGGTGAACAGTTGCTGCCGCCGACCCAATGCAGTCACTGAGAACTGGCTTTTTCGGCCATTCTCTGACGTGTGGCTTCATCAATGATGCTACGCATCAATGCGAACAGATGATTGGCGCTTGTGTGTTTCTGACCGTAGGTCAGATTGAACTCGTAGTCGAAATCAGACGGGTTGATCCCCTGATTGTGTTGAAGGATTGTTTCAAGCTTATCCAGTGCTTTGACAGCTTTTGCTTCGGGCGAAACTGCGTCCTCATACTCCTGCCACAGTGCCAGGATGTCGGCCCGCTGGGGTTCATCGAGAGAGCGAGTCAGATGCAGAAGGTCGGTCTTTTCCTGCGCGCTCTTGTCGGGATGCTGATTTTTCTCAATGGCTGGAATGTCCCCATGAATGGCTTCGCCCAAATCATGAACAATGCACATCTTGAGAATCTTAAGCATGTCCATGCCAGCAAGCTCGTCCGAGAAAGTCATAGCCATCAGGCACAGGCGCCATGTATGTTCGGCTGTGCTTTCCGCCCTGCCCGTCGAGGTGTGAGAGCTTCGAAGCACGCTCTTGAGCCTTTCGGCCTCTTGAAGAAAGGCTAGACGGCCCTTGATGTCGTCGATATTCATGCCCGATTCTATAAAGCGCCTCATAACCCAGGTTGTTGCATGCCGAAAGCTCGGCTGAACCGCCAGAGACGTTCAAGCAAGGCTGTGCGCGTACGACCTAGCATTTATCGTGCAAAGAGCTAAAACTAAACGCAGCTGCATCTGGTTTTAAGCGGCACATGCTGATAGTCGGCTTTTGGCCGGCAGCGTCATTTCACGGGCTTCACCGGATAGCTGCCCTTGGCAGCCCGACTACGTGTGTCGAACGTCAGCATCTAGGCGCGACTACGTGTTCACGCTGTCGGCCAGGAGCCTCCATATGGCCTTGCTTGCAATAGGTGAAACTTGCCCTTATATTTCAATAAACGTTGAATTATAGAAATATGAAAGAAACCCAGGTAATTCGCTCCCTTGCTGCCCTCGCACAAGAGGCTCGTTTGCGAGCATTCCGTGCGCTGGTGGTCGCTGGCCCCGAAGGCCTCACTCCCAGCGCTCTGGCCGAGCAACTGGGCATTGCGGCCAACACCTTGTCGTTTCATCTCAAGGAACTGACGAATGCAGGCCTCATCACCCAAGAGCGTCAAGGGCGCAACCTGGTCTACCGAGCCTCGTTTGAGGCAATGAATAACTTGCTGGGCTATCTGACAGAGAACTGCTGCCAAGGCACTACCTGCAGCCCAGCCTCCACCACTTCCTGCCATTGCTAAAGGAGCACACGATGAAGCGCTTTCACATCCACATGCACGTCGATGATCTGGCCCAGAACGTCGCTTTCTATTCCAAGCTGTTTGGAGCTGAACCAACGCGCCTGGAGAGCGACTACGCCAAATGGATGCTGGAAGATCCACGCATCAATTTTGCGATTTCCACCCGTGGCAGCGCACTGGCCGGGCTCGATCACCTCGGTTTCCAGGTCGATGACGCCTGCGAACTGACCGCACTCAAGGCGCAGGCCGAAGCTGCAGACATGGCAATGCTCGATGAAGGTGAAACCACCTGCTGCTATGCCCGCAGCGAAAAGCACTGGATCACTGATCCGCAAGGCGTGGCGTGGGAGCACTTTCACTCGCTAGGCAACATCCCTGTGTTCAATGAGTCAGCTGCTACGGCAGGCGCTGCCTGCTGCGCTTCTACGACCGTTGCTCCAGCTGCTACATCGAGCTGCTGCGGCCCTCGCTCGACCACTGACTCCCCCAAATCTTGCTGCTAATTCATCATGACCGATTCCGCCAAACCTTTGAATGTGCTATTTCTGTGCACCCACAACTCAGCCCGAAGCATTCTTGCTGAAGCGCTACTCAACGAAATAGGGAACGGGCGTTTCAAGGCGTATTCCGCAGGAAGCAGCCCACGCGACAACCAACAGCCAAACCCTTTGGGTCTGGAGGTGCTCCAGCGTGCAGGCATTTCTGTCGCCGGGTTACGCAGCAAAAGCTGGGACGAATTCGCCGGGTCAGATGCGCCGCAAATGGACCTGGTGATTACGGTATGCGACAACGCCAAGGGCGAGATGTGCCCGGTTTGGCCAGGCCATCCGGCTACAGCCCATTGGGGATACGCAGACCCGTCTGAAGGTGAGGCTTCACAAGAAGCTAAGCGAGAGGCCTTCCGGCAGACCATGCACCTGATGCGTCGCCGTCTTGATCTGCTGGTGAACCTGCCTCCCGAAAAGCTGCAGCTGGCTGTTCTGCAGAGTGCGGCACGCGAACTCTCAGCACACTAAAGTTATGAATCAACCCTGTGATGCCGCAGCCCTGCCGGCTGGCGACTCTTCCATGAGCGGTTTTGAGCGCTATCTCACGCTCTGGGTGTTCCTCTGCATCGTTGCAGGCATTACCTTGGGTCATCTCTTTCCGGGCCTGTTCCAGGCCATTGGAGTCATGGAGATTGCCCAGGTCAATCTACCTGTAGGCCTGCTGATCTGGGTGATGATCATCCCGATGCTGGTCAAGGTTGACTTTGGTGCGCTGGGCGAGGTGCGCCACCACATGAAAGGCATCGGCGTCACCCTGTTTGTGAATTGGCTGGTCAAGCCGTTCTCAATGGCTTTGCTGGGATGGGTGTTCATCCGCCATGTATTTGCCCCCTGGCTTCCTGCCGAGCAGATCGATAGCTATATTGCAGGTTTGATCTTGCTAGCTGCAGCGCCGTGTACGGCCATGGTTTTTGTCTGGAGCCGACTCACGGGTGGCGATCCTTTGTTTACGCTTTCGCAGGTTGCACTCAATGACGCCATCATGATCGTGGCGTTTGCCCCTCTGGTGGGCCTCCTGCTGGGCTTGTCGGCCATCACTGTGCCGTGGGCAACGCTGCTGGTGTCGGTACTGCTCTACATCGTAGTGCCGGTGATTCTTGCGCAGTGGTTCCGCCGCAAGCTGCTGTCCAAGGGG includes:
- a CDS encoding HD family hydrolase, coding for MNIDDIKGRLAFLQEAERLKSVLRSSHTSTGRAESTAEHTWRLCLMAMTFSDELAGMDMLKILKMCIVHDLGEAIHGDIPAIEKNQHPDKSAQEKTDLLHLTRSLDEPQRADILALWQEYEDAVSPEAKAVKALDKLETILQHNQGINPSDFDYEFNLTYGQKHTSANHLFALMRSIIDEATRQRMAEKASSQ
- a CDS encoding helix-turn-helix transcriptional regulator; amino-acid sequence: MKETQVIRSLAALAQEARLRAFRALVVAGPEGLTPSALAEQLGIAANTLSFHLKELTNAGLITQERQGRNLVYRASFEAMNNLLGYLTENCCQGTTCSPASTTSCHC
- a CDS encoding ArsI/CadI family heavy metal resistance metalloenzyme, producing the protein MKRFHIHMHVDDLAQNVAFYSKLFGAEPTRLESDYAKWMLEDPRINFAISTRGSALAGLDHLGFQVDDACELTALKAQAEAADMAMLDEGETTCCYARSEKHWITDPQGVAWEHFHSLGNIPVFNESAATAGAACCASTTVAPAATSSCCGPRSTTDSPKSCC
- a CDS encoding arsenate reductase ArsC — translated: MTDSAKPLNVLFLCTHNSARSILAEALLNEIGNGRFKAYSAGSSPRDNQQPNPLGLEVLQRAGISVAGLRSKSWDEFAGSDAPQMDLVITVCDNAKGEMCPVWPGHPATAHWGYADPSEGEASQEAKREAFRQTMHLMRRRLDLLVNLPPEKLQLAVLQSAARELSAH
- the arsB gene encoding ACR3 family arsenite efflux transporter; translation: MNQPCDAAALPAGDSSMSGFERYLTLWVFLCIVAGITLGHLFPGLFQAIGVMEIAQVNLPVGLLIWVMIIPMLVKVDFGALGEVRHHMKGIGVTLFVNWLVKPFSMALLGWVFIRHVFAPWLPAEQIDSYIAGLILLAAAPCTAMVFVWSRLTGGDPLFTLSQVALNDAIMIVAFAPLVGLLLGLSAITVPWATLLVSVLLYIVVPVILAQWFRRKLLSKGQASFDRVLGLIGPWSMLALLATLVLLFAFQGNAILQQPLVIALLAVPILIQVFFNSALAYWLNRAVGEKHSVACPSALIGASNFFELAVAAAISLFGLQSGAALATVVGVLIEVPVMLLVVRVVNRSKNWYQRS